In the genome of Geotrypetes seraphini chromosome 16, aGeoSer1.1, whole genome shotgun sequence, one region contains:
- the LOC117349735 gene encoding olfactory receptor 5V1-like produces the protein MVNHTSVTEFLILGFPEFPELQLPLFTLFSLLYLMALLGNLFVICIICADRHLHTPMYFFLANLSALDICSLTSIVPKLLVILLAKNFNISFVGCILQMYCYTVCISTEFTLLTAMAYDRYIAICNPLRYLNIMNKKACAVLAAASWTAGLLEPLPHNFAISQFFFCNSNIINHFFCEVAALVKISCSDTSVIQTMNYILGVFIIFIPFLLTLASYMFIISSILKIRSSKGKSKAFSTCSSHFTVILLAYGTMIGVYVHPGAMDTADPNKLPIAVYIVTLPLLNPVIYSLRSRELKVALKRAIMKTH, from the coding sequence ATGGTAAATCATACCAGTGTGACAGAATTCCTGATTCTTGGATTCCCAGAGTTTCCAGAACTGCAGCTCCCTCTCTTCACTCTGTTCTCACTCCTCTACCTGATGGCTTTGCTGGGGAACCTCTTTGTTATCTGCATCATTTGTGCTGATCGACACCTCCACACCCCTATGTATTTCTTCCTGGCCAACTTGTCTGCCTTAGATATCTGCTCTTTGACTTCCATTGTGCCAAAACTGTTGGTAATTCTGCTGGCAAAGAACTTTAATATATCTTTTGTGGGGTGCATCCTTCAAATGTACTGCTATACTGTGTGTATATCTACAGAATTTACTCTTCTCACTGCCATGGCATATGACCGTTATATTGCAATATGCAACCCCTTGCGTTACCTCAACATCATGAATAAGAAGGCATGTGCTGTTCTGGCAGCTGCTTCATGGACAGCAGGTTTGTTAGAACCATTACCACATAATTTTGCTATATCCCAGTTCTTTTTCTGTAACTCCAATATAATAAATCACTTTTTCTGTGAAGTTGCAGCTCTGGTGAAAATTTCCTGCTCAGATACTTCAGTAATTCAAACTATGAACTATATTCTAGGGGTATTTATCATCTTCATTCCATTTCTCCTAACCCTAGCATCCTACATGTTTATCATTTCCTCCATCTTGAAAATCCGCTCTTCAAAGGGCAAAAGCAAGGCCTTCTCCACCTGCTCCTCCCACTTTACAGTCATTCTTCTGGCATATGGAACTATGATAGGAGTTTATGTTCACCCTGGGGCAATGGATACTGCAGATCCAAACAAGTTACCTATTGCAGTTTATATAGTCACTCTCCCACTGCTAAACCCTGTAATTTATAGCTTGAGAAGCAGAGAATTAAAAGTGGCCCTGAAAAGAGCCATCATGAAAACCCACTGA